Proteins from one Cicer arietinum cultivar CDC Frontier isolate Library 1 chromosome 3, Cicar.CDCFrontier_v2.0, whole genome shotgun sequence genomic window:
- the LOC101493919 gene encoding F-box/LRR-repeat protein 14-like, with product MKNGKTMALLRSPEPNRKRTRTGVATTDFYLPDEIWESIFNFLKDDNRCLESLSLVSKNFLSMTNPLKSSLTICYPTRPSLHRLFHRFNNLTSLDLSSFIGNPNKLLCQISNFPFKTLTSLNLSNLSKIPAKGLQAFSKNITTLTSLICSNIGFIDCLDLFFIAHCFPLLEQLDFSDPILCGPNCFYDTDHLQPLSSAFSKLRKLNISHHHYIDDKIIFHLFKNCKLLEEATMFNCSNITDAGIASALLQRPTLKSLSFTNIAHMGKRYATFVTSHFIDSLVTLKSLTCLELSCVRISDQLLSSIAMEGLPLRRLALQYCPGYSYDGIYRLISKCQHIQHLAIRHIEGRNDYFLNDERVLQLSLFLGDLVSVNFTQFWKLTELSLFALVRNCPSLIEITMQETCIGKNSNSLMIDCVVSHRLKSLHLALNPWLRDESITMLASLFPNLQLLDLSHCDGISEQGIGQVLRRFSKIRQLKLAYCSGVDQLVGMNFEVPQLEVLNLSHASVNDETLYDISKCCSGLLQLLVENCREVTEKGVKHVVENCTKLREINLKGCNKVHANADDVASIVISRPSLRKITTPSGFRIPDKTIHGCLIC from the coding sequence ATGAAGAACGGAAAAACAATGGCGTTGTTAAGAAGTCCAGAACCAAACAGAAAAAGAACAAGAACTGGTGTTGCTACTACTGATTTTTATTTACCTGATGAAATTTGGGAATCTATCTTCAATTTTCTCAAAGACGACAATCGCTGTTTAGAATCTCTCTCCCTCGTCTCCAAAAATTTCCTCTCTATGACCAACCCTCTCAAATCCTCTCTCACTATCTGTTATCCAACCCGTCCTTCTCTCCATCGTCTCTTCCATAGATTCAACAACCTCACCTCCCTCGATCTCTCCTCCTTCATCGGTAACCCTAACAAACTTCTCTGCCAAATCTCTAACTTCCCATTCAAGACACTCACATCACTCAATCTCTCCAACCTATCCAAAATTCCCGCTAAGGGATTACAAGCTTTCTCCAAAAATATTACAACTTTAACCTCTCTTATTTGTTCCAACATTGGTTTTATCGATTGTCTTGATCTCTTCTTTATAGCACATTGTTTTCCTTTACTCGAACAACTCGATTTCAGTGATCCCATACTTTGCGGCCCCAATTGCTTCTACGATACAGATCACCTACAACCTCTTTCATCGGCCTTTTCAAAACTCCGCAAACTTAACATCTCTCATCATCACTACATCGACGACAAAATTATTTTCCACTTGTTCAAAAACTGTAAGCTTCTCGAGGAAGCAACCATGTTTAACTGTTCTAACATAACTGATGCTGGTATTGCTTCTGCTCTCCTCCAGAGACCAACATTGAAATCTCTGTCCTTTACAAATATTGCTCATATGGGAAAACGATATGCAACTTTTGTTACTTCACATTTCATTGATTCGTTGGTGACTTTGAAGAGCTTGACTTGTCTTGAACTTTCGTGTGTTCGAATCTCGGATCAGTTGCTGTCGTCTATTGCGATGGAAGGTCTTCCTTTGAGGAGACTTGCCCTCCAATATTGCCCCGGCTATAGTTATGATGGAATCTATCGTTTGATATCTAAGTGTCAACATATCCAACATTTGGCTATTCGACATATTGAGGGACGGAATGATTACTTTTTGAATGATGAACGTGTTCTCCAGTTGTCTTTGTTTCTTGGTGATTTGGTATCGGTCAACTTCACTCAATTTTGGAAGCTCACAGAATTATCCTTGTTTGCACTCGTTAGGAACTGTCCTTCACTTATTGAGATCACAATGCAAGAGACCTGTATTGGAAAGAATTCTAATTCTTTGATGATAGACTGTGTTGTAAGCCATCGATTAAAGTCTCTCCATTTGGCTCTCAATCCATGGTTAAGAGATGAAAGCATTACAATGCTTGCTTCCCTTTTCCCCAATTTGCAGCTGCTTGATTTGAGCCACTGCGATGGCATATCTGAACAAGGTATTGGTCAAGTTTTAAGGAGATTTTCGAAGATTAGGCAATTGAAATTAGCCTACTGTTCAGGAGTGGACCAACTTGTTGGTATGAACTTTGAAGTTCCCCAACTTGAGGTGTTGAACTTGTCACATGCAAGTGTTAATGATGAAACACTTTATGACATCTCAAAGTGTTGTAGTGGGTTGTTGCAACTATTAGTGGAAAATTGCCGCGAGGTCACAGAGAAGGGAGTGAAGCATGTGGTAGAAAATTGCACCAAACTGAGAGAGATCAATTTGAAGGGTTGTAATAAAGTGCATGCTAATGCTGATGATGTTGCGTCAATTGTAATATCAAGGCCATCACTGCGAAAGATAACAACTCCGTCTGGTTTTCGTATCCCTGACAAAACTATTCATGGATGTCTTATTTGCtag